A genomic region of Clostridia bacterium contains the following coding sequences:
- a CDS encoding PolC-type DNA polymerase III has protein sequence MERIGLCPRPAQDLEDIMIQKAVLYQKSQRLVIHLWFPSPVPDWEAIWRQVAEGIMVQMPGLVEVAWEPHYHCRQDLAFFVQEYGEVFLARIMDRMPATSGWLSVARLEAQGDRILLWLPDDLGMQFMLEKKMERFLADALWEYFHIRARFTFAVDETLTTRINLVPEQYLVQAACGNQGKHDKAAGDSRQEPQKGDDLVLLGRSIKQAVTPVVELVDEEKAVAIRGEVINVEARELKSGRTLYTIDVTDKTDSISVKVFGDEKTAELLAAVKPGQWLTIQGAVQYDRYTQELTMMATDINRCTPVVREDRAPEKRIELHLHTKMSAMDGVVDVAEAVKTAARFGHEAIAITDHGVVQAFPEAYEAGQKHGVKIIYGVEGYLLDGEEEKGRTYHIIILAKNPKGLENLYRLITLSHLEHFYRRPRIPRQALIDYREGLILGTACEAGELVQAYLAGAPMEELCRIADFYDYIEIQPIGNNRFLIDKGIMQSEDDLRNMNRALVAIGEKLGKPVVATGDVHFLHPEDEIFRRILQKVQNYEEQEQAPLYYRTTEEMLEEFAYLGPDTARQVVITNPVNISRQIEEIAPLPSELFAPEIPGAEEQVSQMCWAEAKRLYGDPLPDMVAARLKKELDSIITNGFAVLYLIAHKLVKKSNEDGYLVGSRGSVGSSLVATFCGITEVNPLPPHYRCPGCCYSEFVADGSYNSGADLPDRPCPRCGTPLNKDGHDIPFETFLGFKGDKVPDIDLNFSGEYQATAHKYVETLFGKEHVFRAGTIATVAEKTAFGFVKNYLEEQNLVKRNAEVARLVRGCTGVKRTTGQHPGGLMVVPKSYDIHQFTPLQRPADDVKSGTITTHFDYHSISSRLVKLDILGHDDPTVIKMLEELTGVDAKKIPLDDPATLSLFSGVEALGVTEEQIRSAVGTYGIPEFGTRFVRQMLVDTKPEKFSDLVRISGFSHGTDVWLNNAQDLIKSGTAKLSEAISTRDDIMIYLIYKGMEPALAFKIMEDVRKGKGVKPEYETAMRENGVPDWYIESCKKIKYMFPKAHAVAYVMMAFRIAYFKINYPLAFYASFFTVRADDFDADLIVQGYDRVRQKIEEIEKKGNEASQKEKNLLTILEVALEMMARGFNFERVSLTRSDALRFTIVEGGLLPPLAALQGIGKTAAQNITEARKEKPFTSIEDLRYRGKATKTVIEILDAHGALEGLAESEQLTLFC, from the coding sequence ATGGAAAGGATTGGCTTGTGTCCCCGGCCGGCGCAGGATTTGGAGGACATAATGATCCAGAAGGCAGTGTTGTACCAAAAATCCCAGCGCCTCGTCATCCACCTGTGGTTTCCCTCACCGGTCCCTGATTGGGAGGCTATTTGGCGGCAAGTGGCGGAAGGTATTATGGTTCAAATGCCCGGCCTGGTGGAAGTGGCATGGGAACCCCACTATCATTGCCGGCAAGACCTTGCCTTCTTTGTACAAGAATACGGTGAGGTATTTCTAGCAAGGATCATGGACAGGATGCCGGCCACTTCAGGTTGGTTGTCCGTGGCCCGGCTGGAAGCCCAAGGAGACAGGATCCTTCTTTGGCTGCCCGACGACCTAGGCATGCAGTTCATGCTGGAAAAGAAGATGGAGAGGTTCTTAGCCGATGCCCTGTGGGAGTATTTCCACATTAGGGCACGATTTACTTTTGCCGTTGACGAGACCTTGACCACTCGGATTAACCTGGTTCCTGAGCAATACCTGGTCCAGGCAGCCTGCGGTAACCAGGGGAAACATGATAAAGCTGCCGGGGATTCCCGCCAAGAGCCGCAAAAGGGTGATGACCTCGTCCTTTTGGGCCGTTCCATTAAACAAGCCGTCACACCGGTGGTGGAACTGGTGGACGAGGAAAAAGCCGTGGCCATCAGGGGCGAAGTCATAAACGTGGAAGCCAGGGAGCTTAAGAGCGGGCGAACCCTTTATACCATAGATGTTACCGACAAGACAGATTCCATCTCCGTAAAGGTCTTTGGGGATGAAAAAACTGCAGAATTGCTGGCTGCCGTCAAACCCGGACAGTGGCTTACCATTCAAGGAGCGGTGCAGTATGATCGTTATACCCAGGAATTAACAATGATGGCAACCGATATCAATAGATGCACCCCGGTGGTACGGGAAGACCGGGCCCCTGAAAAAAGGATTGAACTGCACCTGCATACAAAAATGAGTGCCATGGACGGGGTAGTGGATGTGGCCGAAGCAGTGAAAACGGCAGCTCGTTTCGGGCACGAGGCCATTGCCATTACCGATCACGGGGTGGTTCAAGCTTTCCCAGAGGCTTACGAAGCGGGACAAAAACATGGAGTAAAGATCATCTACGGCGTGGAAGGCTACTTGTTAGACGGGGAAGAAGAAAAAGGCAGGACTTATCACATCATTATCCTGGCGAAAAATCCCAAAGGTTTGGAAAACCTCTATCGATTGATTACCCTATCTCACCTGGAGCATTTTTACAGGCGCCCCCGTATTCCGCGGCAAGCTTTAATAGACTATAGAGAAGGTTTAATCCTTGGTACTGCCTGTGAGGCGGGAGAGCTGGTGCAGGCCTACCTGGCCGGGGCCCCCATGGAGGAGCTCTGCCGCATTGCCGATTTTTATGATTATATTGAGATACAACCCATTGGTAATAACAGGTTCTTAATAGACAAGGGAATAATGCAGTCGGAAGATGACTTGAGGAACATGAACCGAGCCCTGGTGGCAATCGGTGAGAAACTGGGCAAGCCCGTAGTGGCCACCGGGGATGTCCATTTCTTGCATCCCGAGGATGAAATCTTTCGCCGTATCTTACAAAAAGTGCAGAATTACGAGGAGCAAGAACAAGCCCCCCTTTACTACCGGACCACCGAGGAAATGCTGGAGGAGTTTGCTTATCTGGGACCGGATACAGCGCGGCAGGTAGTGATCACGAATCCCGTCAATATCAGTCGCCAGATTGAAGAAATCGCACCACTGCCCAGCGAACTGTTCGCTCCTGAAATTCCCGGAGCCGAAGAACAGGTTTCCCAGATGTGCTGGGCGGAGGCCAAAAGGTTATACGGCGATCCCCTGCCTGATATGGTGGCAGCCAGGCTGAAGAAAGAGCTGGATTCCATCATTACCAACGGTTTTGCCGTATTGTACCTGATCGCCCATAAACTGGTGAAGAAATCTAATGAAGACGGCTATTTAGTAGGCTCCAGGGGATCTGTCGGTTCATCTTTGGTGGCTACTTTCTGCGGCATTACGGAGGTTAACCCGCTGCCGCCCCATTACCGGTGCCCCGGGTGCTGCTACAGTGAATTTGTCGCGGACGGTTCCTATAACAGCGGGGCGGATTTGCCGGACCGGCCGTGCCCCCGGTGCGGCACACCGCTCAATAAGGACGGTCACGATATACCATTTGAAACTTTTTTAGGTTTTAAAGGAGATAAAGTACCGGATATCGATCTGAACTTTTCCGGCGAGTACCAGGCGACGGCTCACAAGTATGTGGAGACCCTGTTCGGCAAGGAACATGTTTTCCGTGCCGGCACCATTGCCACCGTAGCCGAAAAGACGGCCTTCGGCTTTGTAAAAAACTACCTGGAAGAGCAAAACCTGGTGAAGCGGAATGCGGAAGTGGCCCGGCTGGTACGGGGCTGCACCGGAGTGAAGAGGACCACCGGACAGCATCCGGGAGGTTTGATGGTGGTTCCCAAATCCTATGATATTCACCAGTTCACTCCTTTGCAGCGGCCGGCGGATGATGTGAAGTCGGGAACCATCACCACCCATTTTGATTACCATTCCATTTCCAGCAGGTTGGTTAAGCTGGATATCCTGGGCCACGATGATCCGACAGTTATCAAAATGCTGGAAGAGTTGACCGGCGTTGACGCCAAGAAAATCCCTTTGGATGACCCGGCCACCCTGTCCCTGTTTTCCGGGGTGGAGGCATTGGGAGTGACGGAAGAGCAGATCCGTTCTGCGGTGGGTACTTATGGTATTCCTGAGTTCGGCACCCGGTTTGTGCGGCAGATGCTGGTGGACACAAAACCGGAAAAGTTTTCCGACCTGGTCAGGATCAGTGGCTTCTCTCACGGTACAGATGTCTGGTTAAACAACGCCCAGGATTTGATTAAAAGCGGTACGGCAAAACTGTCGGAAGCCATCTCCACCCGCGATGATATCATGATTTATTTAATCTACAAAGGCATGGAACCGGCTTTAGCGTTTAAAATCATGGAGGATGTCCGCAAAGGCAAAGGAGTCAAGCCGGAATACGAAACAGCGATGCGGGAAAATGGCGTACCGGATTGGTACATCGAATCTTGCAAGAAAATCAAATACATGTTTCCCAAGGCCCATGCGGTAGCCTATGTCATGATGGCTTTTCGCATTGCCTACTTTAAGATTAATTATCCCCTGGCCTTTTATGCCAGCTTCTTCACCGTTCGGGCCGATGACTTTGATGCTGATTTGATTGTCCAAGGTTACGACCGGGTGCGGCAAAAGATCGAGGAGATTGAAAAGAAAGGAAACGAAGCAAGCCAGAAGGAAAAGAACCTGTTGACGATTTTAGAAGTAGCCCTGGAGATGATGGCCCGCGGTTTTAACTTCGAAAGAGTCAGCCTTACCAGGTCCGATGCTCTCCGTTTTACGATTGTTGAGGGGGGATTATTGCCTCCCCTGGCGGCGCTGCAAGGTATCGGCAAAACGGCGGCGCAAAACATCACGGAGGCCCGGAAGGAAAAGCCCTTTACTTCGATTGAAGACCTGCGCTACCGCGGTAAAGCGACGAAAACGGTGATCGAAATCTTAGACGCTCATGGCGCACTGGAAGGTCTAGCTGAATCGGAACAGCTGACTTTATTTTGCTAG
- a CDS encoding ribosome maturation factor RimP: MHSASIADRVTAFIQPVVEDELGFELVDVEYVKEGADWYLRIYIDHPEGIDLNACERVSRRIDPLLDEYDRDNALFPGSYILEVSSPGLTRPLKKERDFIKYQGRLVTVKTYAPIGGQKEFNGILRDYRPAEIEIEVNGERMVIPKDRISLVHLAVEF; the protein is encoded by the coding sequence ATGCATTCAGCGAGTATAGCCGACCGGGTGACGGCATTTATTCAGCCTGTGGTCGAAGATGAGTTAGGGTTTGAACTGGTGGATGTAGAATATGTTAAGGAAGGTGCGGATTGGTATCTCAGGATTTACATTGACCACCCAGAAGGCATTGATCTTAATGCCTGTGAGCGGGTGAGCCGCAGAATCGATCCATTGTTGGATGAATACGACCGGGACAATGCATTGTTTCCCGGCAGTTATATTTTGGAGGTGTCATCGCCGGGTCTGACGCGGCCGCTAAAAAAGGAAAGAGATTTTATCAAGTACCAAGGTAGACTGGTAACAGTGAAAACTTACGCGCCCATTGGAGGACAAAAGGAGTTTAACGGCATTTTGCGGGATTACCGGCCTGCCGAGATTGAAATAGAGGTTAACGGGGAGAGGATGGTTATTCCCAAAGACAGGATTAGCTTGGTTCATCTGGCAGTGGAGTTTTAA
- the nusA gene encoding transcription termination/antitermination protein NusA, which yields MNTEFLEALDEIAQSKGIDTEVLLEAIEAALISAYKKNFGSLQNVRVEVHRTTGEFKVYSRKQVVEQVNDERTEISLEEARQIDPRYNINDVVEFEVTPKEFGRIAAQTAKQVVVQRIREAERNIIYDEYVNKEQDIITGVVQRQEGGNVFIDLGRTEAILTPQEQMPGEEYRTHDRIKAYIVEVKKTTKGPQILVSRTHPGLLKRLFELEVPEITEGIVEIKSIAREAGSRSKIAVASRDENVDPVGACVGPKGARVQTIVNELKGEKVDIIKWSSDLEVFVANSLSPAKVLSVEVNEAEKTARVIVPDYQLSLAIGKEGQNARLAAKLTGCKIDIKSESQVERGGQ from the coding sequence ATGAATACGGAGTTTCTTGAGGCCCTGGATGAAATTGCGCAAAGTAAGGGGATTGACACGGAGGTGCTGTTGGAAGCCATCGAGGCAGCATTGATCTCCGCATACAAGAAGAACTTTGGGTCCCTCCAAAATGTCAGGGTGGAGGTACACCGCACCACCGGTGAGTTCAAAGTCTATTCCCGCAAGCAGGTCGTAGAGCAAGTCAATGACGAGCGCACCGAGATATCGCTGGAAGAAGCCAGGCAGATCGATCCTCGTTATAATATAAACGATGTGGTGGAGTTTGAGGTGACGCCCAAAGAATTTGGGCGTATTGCCGCCCAGACGGCTAAGCAGGTAGTGGTGCAGCGGATTAGGGAAGCGGAGCGCAACATCATCTATGATGAGTATGTGAATAAAGAGCAGGACATCATCACAGGGGTGGTGCAAAGGCAGGAGGGCGGCAATGTGTTTATTGACCTGGGGAGGACGGAAGCAATCCTGACCCCGCAGGAGCAAATGCCGGGCGAAGAATACCGGACCCATGACCGGATTAAGGCTTATATCGTGGAAGTGAAAAAAACCACCAAGGGACCGCAGATTCTTGTCTCGCGCACTCATCCGGGCTTGCTTAAACGCCTATTTGAATTGGAGGTTCCCGAAATTACCGAAGGTATCGTGGAAATTAAATCCATTGCCCGCGAAGCAGGGAGCCGCTCCAAGATAGCTGTTGCGTCCAGGGACGAAAACGTCGATCCGGTAGGTGCTTGTGTCGGTCCGAAAGGGGCGCGGGTGCAGACCATTGTCAATGAGCTGAAAGGGGAAAAAGTGGACATCATAAAATGGAGCAGCGATCTGGAAGTCTTCGTAGCAAACTCTTTGAGCCCGGCCAAAGTCCTTTCGGTGGAAGTCAATGAAGCGGAAAAGACGGCACGGGTGATTGTACCGGATTATCAACTGTCGCTGGCCATCGGTAAGGAGGGACAAAATGCCCGCTTGGCGGCTAAACTAACCGGCTGCAAGATAGACATCAAGAGCGAGAGTCAAGTGGAAAGAGGTGGGCAGTAG
- a CDS encoding YlxR family protein, which produces MARVKKIPMRMCVGCRERKEKRQLVRIVRTPEGTVLVDPTGKKSGRGAYICPDVTCLEKVIKNKGLERALEVTIEPHVVEELRQQLGQVSLGEN; this is translated from the coding sequence ATGGCGCGCGTCAAGAAAATCCCGATGCGGATGTGTGTTGGTTGCAGGGAGCGGAAAGAAAAAAGGCAGCTGGTGCGCATTGTACGGACCCCGGAAGGCACGGTTCTGGTGGATCCCACGGGCAAGAAATCAGGCCGGGGTGCTTATATTTGCCCGGACGTAACTTGCCTGGAAAAAGTCATCAAAAACAAAGGATTGGAAAGAGCGCTGGAGGTTACCATTGAGCCCCATGTGGTGGAAGAACTCAGACAACAGCTTGGTCAAGTGTCCCTTGGAGAGAATTGA